The region cttcccctgttcttcctgtctctctacactgtcctgtccaataaaaaaaaagctgaaaagcccaaaaaaatattgaaaaaataaacagtgtgtaCACTCAAAAAAGATGTGTACGCCACTTTCCCCAGCAGATTAATGACTGACCAACTTCTTTCAAATTCCTGAAATGGTTTGGCTGCTGTGACATGCTGTAAAGTCTCTCTTTTTTGCTTTCCGGTCTGACTTCTCCATTCTCTTTGACAATGCATTGGAATGTCAAGCTGATTTATACGCATAGCATATTCACAATGGGCATTCAATTAACCATTTACGGCATAATGGAGAGTACACAAAATTTTAAGGTGATTTATAAAGAGAAAATTGCGTACAGTTCAGCACAGGGTTTTACATATCAGAATATTTTTGACCATACACACTAATTCTTCTGTGCGTACACAATGTTTTAGTATGAAATTTAtgcagttttataaatgaggcccctagCCTGCAGTTTCTGGAGTGTCTCTGATACAGTTTGGCAtctttaaaacttaaaaaaaggttttaaaaaagaaaagagaaacattacaaaaacaatagaattcctgcagcttcagcaataataataaaaaacaataacaaccaATCAATGTACTTGTACACAATACTAATGTACcttggttctgtttttttcaagaCAAGAGCCTGAATAATTTTGCACAGTCAGATCCACATGAATAGCCAGTTAATTTGGCAAAACAAAGTCAAATTAGAAAAATGACTGACTCCAACTGACCACTTAAGAATCAGACAGAAATGAGGATATGGTGAAATATTAAACTATTTCCAATAAAAATCCCAAGACCATGGATAGAGactaatattttcaaataaaatatttggacattAATTTTATGAATTACATCTTAATAATGGCACAAGTCCTATTAGGCAAGACATTAGGTTGTACTCCCAACCAAATGATCACCaaccaaaacattaaaatttccCAAACAATTACTAgcttttccaaataaaaatctgaaaaaccaAATTATAATTTACAAATACAACTGATTTGTCATACTCACTAAACGTTATACTCACTTCAAGGACTCAGAAATACTTgaagtgtcaaaaaaaaaaaaaaaaaaatcaataaacttgcttatgtatacgtgtgtataGCTCCATTAGCTGACTGACCAACTGCATGGCAACATGAGTCACCGAGATGATTAATATGCCACAATAGCAAAGAGAAGTCTAATTCTTCACATCATTTCCATACCTAGCGTCTCCCCACTCAGTACCCCAGAGATTTGTTACTGCACATGATAAGTTCCATGAACCCTGGTAGCCTGTCTATTTTCACTTATAGTGagtcactgtacacacatactggCTCTGTGAACAGTTTGAGccataataaaatgcattatatggCTTTTACAAAagccaagggaaaaaaaatgaaccctAATGAGGGCAAGTGTCCTATGACCTGAGTTGTCCCTGAACTGTGAGTGGGTGGAGAAGGTATGCTCTGTGGTTTTTTTGACTATGAGAACAGTAGCAATTGTGACAAATGAATTCCAAATTCCTATCTATGAATTTCACATTCTTACGTTGTTAACCAAGACATTTATGTGCTGTTGGTCAGGATGCCACTTCAAATGCCCATCGTACGTAATCCCACCACTCAATACCAATTACCATTTAGGATATTAATAATGTAAGCAGCACAACACTAAAATTCAACTTACCTTCAGGCATCTTGCCAATTCTCTTATGCTTGAGTAACCCCCAGATTGGAACCTCCATTTTCCTTCAGCTTTCAATAAggctcctttctctcctctgtctgcttTTCTATGCCAGATGACATTGAGGTAATTTAACTTggcaagcaaaataaaatggtaacattgagaatgaaacaaaatcaaagtCTTTCCATTTAGGTAAAATGTGTGGCTGTGTACCACTGCCAGCTGAAGGTGTTCGTCAATGTAGGGGGTCCCAAAATTTTACTTCTCTGGAACATCAACTTGCTTAAGAgtcccaaaacaaaaacagccaatattctcaaagaattaaaaatgtctgtacaGTTGCTCATAGTTTGGCACATGAATTGCaatattatcatcatcataatttttttttcaaatagtgCATATGTTTCTATACATCAGCATAAAAAACAGGTTCTGACTGAAGAGAAATAGAACAGAATGAAAGTAATATTGAACGTATTCCGGGTATAGAAATTAATCTTCAGGGAACCCATTTGTTCCAATAAGGccccacaaaaaacatttattttaagacACAACAAATAATGGCAttccaagaataaaaaaaataagacaaaagaaTCAATCACCATATATACTGtaaaggtgtttgtgtgtgtgtgtgtgtgagtgtggtgtgagttAAATACAAAAAGGTCCCTTAGGAAATACATCTGGCTGTCAGCATAGCAAGTGTTCCACACTCTTGCCGTGACTTATGGCCTATGAGGAAAGGTGGGTCACACTGTAGTTTTCCGTTCATGACACACGTCAGGCTGTAACAGGCTGACTGCAGTACAGAGGGCGTCCATATTCTGTGTACAAAAGACAGGGGTgcttatgttttcatttaaagcaTTTCTGTAGGGTGAAAGGcgtgcagacagagagaaggtgaCAGTATTACGGTAGGGCAGCaagtttcacagaaaaaaattgtaaacattAACATACCACAAGAAAggctttaaaaaagttttacaaaggcttttttcctcttcttacaaaataaattaaaagaaagcAGAAGATAACAAAACATGAAGCAGCGACAGAGCAAGGAAAACTGCAGCCACGGTGGTTTCAAACCCCAGACAAGCTGGACACAATCACTCCATAGGTAGTTTGCAAGTACAAGTCATTTCTCATGCAAATTATTCATGTTCTCTTCAGGGGAAAAGGATGCCAGGGTTGTCAGGGACAATGAGTTTGACATGCAGCTCCGGCATTGAGTCAACAGGGGGCAGAGTAATGGGAGAGGGGCTGAGCAGGTAGCAGAAGGGACAGTGAGAGGGGATATAACTGCAGCCACGGTTACAAAATATTACCTCAGTTTCTCAAAAGAAGCCATCAAAGCTAAGTCTTTGTTTGGGTCTGCTCGCTTTCCCTTAGTGTTTTCATCTCGTGAAAATTTGGCACTAGTTTTGTGACGATACATCTTTTTGTGGGGCGTGGCGTTGGAGCCCGGAATGCCTAAGTTGGGCCTGTCAAACATGTTGTAGTCCAGTGCAAGAGGGGGAAAGAAGGGGTGGGAGGAGTTAAGCTTAGCTTGGTTTTTTCCACCCCTGCTGGTTGACTTCCTTCCTCTCACAGCTCCAGTGTTTGCAGCACATGCACCTTTCTTCTTTGAATCAGGCGACGTACCTGCCAGGATTTTGAGAGTCTTTAGTTTGAGACTATTAGCCTCTTGAGGCACGCAGACTCCAGAACCAGGGCTCCAGAGTGGCTCAATGGAGGCCATCATGAACCTCTGAACCTCTGCCATCCCAGAGGCAATGTTGGAAAGGATATTAGAAGGCTCCTCAAACTCCCGTTGGCCATCATCTAGATGGTTAGTGCCTTCGGACTGACCCATTCCAGATTCCTTCAGCAAGGGCCAATCCCCTGAAAGTGGGTGAAAACCAGCCACTGTCATCGAGTCAGCAGGGGAAAACATGTTATTCATAACTTTTTGGGATATCTTTGTGCCTCCTGTCTGACCTTTAGCAGCCTTCCCATCCAGCAGAGATTTAACCTTTTTCGTTGAACAAGAATTCTGTCGAGGGCTTTTGTTCTTTTCACCCTTAGCTGCTCTGGGagcctttgttttctttgcacCTTTCTGTTCCAGTACAGAATACTGCTTCCCAATTTTCTTCTTTGCTTTTGGGCCTTTTGTGCCACTGATTGGTTCAGACAACTTGTCAAAGCTATCTAAACTGGTGTCCTTAACCAGCTCTATGCTGTCATCATCATTGAAAGtatggagctggagctggtggCTACTCCTAGTGAAAGATGTACCATGTTGCACCTGCCGTGGCATGCCACTACAGTCCCAATTCCTTTCTGCTGTGCTACCCAGAATCACTTCACCTGCATCTGTGGAATACTTGGTTATTCCACTTCCCTTTATCTCTGACCCAGTCTCCTGAGGAGATAAATTTGGTGTGTCTGGGGGCGACATTTCAGATAGAGATGAGTGCCGGAACTTATCTGGAGTAAAGTTGGAAATGTCCAGTAGGTCTGTGGACTCCCTCAAGGGTGTGATTTCATCAATGCTTTGCTGTATCACTAGTTTTGGACTGCAGTGCGCCAAAAAGTTATCGTTCATGTCCTCTTCACTGTCCTTCCCACAGGACTTCAGTGTGAGTGAGCTGTAACTGCTGGAAGTGTCTGACAGTGAGCCCATTGAAACTAAGCTGATGAGACTACCATCCTCTGTGTTTATAGTGCTTCTCTGAAACTGCAGCTGGCCTTCTCCACATGGTGCCTGGCACACTTGATAGTCTGCATCAGGCTGCAGGTGTTGCTCAGAGAGATAATTCTCATGTACAAGTCTGTTGTCACTCGGGTTCCCCTGACCGTACCCTGAGATCGACAATTTGCTAGCCATTAACACAGGCATGGGGCTAACAAAGCTGGCAGGTAAAGCAGGGGATCCTGTTTTGCTGGGTGCCACTGGTGGCTGGTTAGAGGCAGACTGTGAACTCCATGTTTGAGTGAAATTTTGCTCCATCTGGTTGGTGCAGTTTTGAGGTGAATGCTGGAGCTCAGAttcagagggaggggagagcacACAGCTCTGGGCAAGCTGAAGAGATGCAAATTGTTTCTCATCTTGAGAAACACTAAGCTGGTAATCCTTGGGAAGCTGCTGAGGGAAATAAGAGATCCCTGCACCACTGGATGATTCAGATGCATCTAACAGGGTCTGCAGATAACCTCCAGGGACAACAGGAACACTTGCTGCCACAGTCAGagattgactttttttctcaGGAGAGCAGGCAGCTGGTATAAAAGTGCACTTTTCATTGGCATTGGCAACATACTTTCCACGCAAATGGGGGTTGTTTGCAGCTGAGGCAACTGTTGTATCATTCAAGTCCCTGGCAGAGCTCTGGTTTTCTAACATAGGGCAAATCCCTATTAGGTTTGTCACACTTTTGCAATCCTCTTGCatgtctttcatttttgtacTCCTCAGTCTGGCTTCACTTTTGAATTTCCTTATTCTCAGGATTTTATTCCCAATTCTCTTATCTTCTCGTTCCTGTGATCTGCTCTTCGCTCTGCCAGTGTGCATGACATCTATTTGGTCTAATCTTCTGGCACAGTTGGAGGCGGCTAGTGTTAATGGCATGTCGGTGAGGACTGCCTCATCTTCATGGCCGCTTTCCTGTTTGTGACTAGAAGAGGAGCTCTTCTTGTTCGTGTGCTCAACAGTTTCAATTGTTTGAATCCTGAGTCTATTTGCAATCTTGTATTTCCATTTGGGGAGACTAGAACTAAATGAACGTCTGCAACCATTCAAACGAAATTTGTGTTTATCACCCAGCACACGTCTACTCTGCGGCTTTCTTTCCTTCTGCATCTTTTGCCAGTACTCTTTCAGAGGAGCTAATTTTTCATACTTGTGTAGCGAGTCCTTGTTTATGCTAACTGGTAGGTCAGTTGGATGGACTCTCCCAATCTTCaccagcatgtttttttcccctttgaacCTATTGATAATGATGTATTTGATCATCACCGGGGGCTCCTTACGACAAGATTTTCGTCTCTTTTTTGGACTCCagtcatcatcctcctcctcttttatGCCAGCTGGCTGCTTATCACGTTTTT is a window of Anguilla rostrata isolate EN2019 chromosome 9, ASM1855537v3, whole genome shotgun sequence DNA encoding:
- the LOC135262880 gene encoding neurite extension and migration factor-like isoform X1 gives rise to the protein MRVLHSLNACGSYLRHCTTDPGEISAKRCFACMQLAGSHDRESNVKTCGAADAAIPLPSPAAAENTQKAGQETQSAVLRPPSPLILNEAPAPAVPDESCTHAIPLTSCITKAVSPWSLPEDCEKTPFSMMVPGGISTLTGDCLMQPSRTCLGYFIETKDAADPEPGISLKMGDLGREYDSCSIPDMSMQDMSSGNSSRYSEQLLSDQLLSYPVHKVRAAEKRDAEKLDSDSEELTSKSIYEGLHLDKCNGEEALLANPSQDWGCFESFISESKIELLDLCSKNELSVNLFSEEDVDNYMFDDDDSTLSSDVCSLKIRYESFQDNVREKTNALQEEAQFNFFPTVLVNCAKKESGAVRKTADRLQLKGDDIWAEEKVDNGSFSADVTPDVSCESNSTEDSGEYSDDSSCTGSSCDTLQEAKGSRHFLSRENSSSSSQLNYGLRAKRKVPFREDYLYDVDSIESERNTEKRDKQPAGIKEEEDDDWSPKKRRKSCRKEPPVMIKYIIINRFKGEKNMLVKIGRVHPTDLPVSINKDSLHKYEKLAPLKEYWQKMQKERKPQSRRVLGDKHKFRLNGCRRSFSSSLPKWKYKIANRLRIQTIETVEHTNKKSSSSSHKQESGHEDEAVLTDMPLTLAASNCARRLDQIDVMHTGRAKSRSQEREDKRIGNKILRIRKFKSEARLRSTKMKDMQEDCKSVTNLIGICPMLENQSSARDLNDTTVASAANNPHLRGKYVANANEKCTFIPAACSPEKKSQSLTVAASVPVVPGGYLQTLLDASESSSGAGISYFPQQLPKDYQLSVSQDEKQFASLQLAQSCVLSPPSESELQHSPQNCTNQMEQNFTQTWSSQSASNQPPVAPSKTGSPALPASFVSPMPVLMASKLSISGYGQGNPSDNRLVHENYLSEQHLQPDADYQVCQAPCGEGQLQFQRSTINTEDGSLISLVSMGSLSDTSSSYSSLTLKSCGKDSEEDMNDNFLAHCSPKLVIQQSIDEITPLRESTDLLDISNFTPDKFRHSSLSEMSPPDTPNLSPQETGSEIKGSGITKYSTDAGEVILGSTAERNWDCSGMPRQVQHGTSFTRSSHQLQLHTFNDDDSIELVKDTSLDSFDKLSEPISGTKGPKAKKKIGKQYSVLEQKGAKKTKAPRAAKGEKNKSPRQNSCSTKKVKSLLDGKAAKGQTGGTKISQKVMNNMFSPADSMTVAGFHPLSGDWPLLKESGMGQSEGTNHLDDGQREFEEPSNILSNIASGMAEVQRFMMASIEPLWSPGSGVCVPQEANSLKLKTLKILAGTSPDSKKKGACAANTGAVRGRKSTSRGGKNQAKLNSSHPFFPPLALDYNMFDRPNLGIPGSNATPHKKMYRHKTSAKFSRDENTKGKRADPNKDLALMASFEKLRIWTPSVLQSACYSLTCVMNGKLQCDPPFLIGHKSRQECGTLAMLTARCIS
- the LOC135262880 gene encoding neurite extension and migration factor-like isoform X3 gives rise to the protein MDVLQETSLAVPAQDPTQCNGVDEKGSHDRESNVKTCGAADAAIPLPSPAAAENTQKAGQETQSAVLRPPSPLILNEAPAPAVPDESCTHAIPLTSCITKAVSPWSLPEDCEKTPFSMMVPGGISTLTGDCLMQPSRTCLGYFIETKDAADPEPGISLKMGDLGREYDSCSIPDMSMQDMSSGNSSRYSEQLLSDQLLSYPVHKVRAAEKRDAEKLDSDSEELTSKSIYEGLHLDKCNGEEALLANPSQDWGCFESFISESKIELLDLCSKNELSVNLFSEEDVDNYMFDDDDSTLSSDVCSLKIRYESFQDNVREKTNALQEEAQFNFFPTVLVNCAKKESGAVRKTADRLQLKGDDIWAEEKVDNGSFSADVTPDVSCESNSTEDSGEYSDDSSCTGSSCDTLQEAKGSRHFLSRENSSSSSQLNYGLRAKRKVPFREDYLYDVDSIESERNTEKRDKQPAGIKEEEDDDWSPKKRRKSCRKEPPVMIKYIIINRFKGEKNMLVKIGRVHPTDLPVSINKDSLHKYEKLAPLKEYWQKMQKERKPQSRRVLGDKHKFRLNGCRRSFSSSLPKWKYKIANRLRIQTIETVEHTNKKSSSSSHKQESGHEDEAVLTDMPLTLAASNCARRLDQIDVMHTGRAKSRSQEREDKRIGNKILRIRKFKSEARLRSTKMKDMQEDCKSVTNLIGICPMLENQSSARDLNDTTVASAANNPHLRGKYVANANEKCTFIPAACSPEKKSQSLTVAASVPVVPGGYLQTLLDASESSSGAGISYFPQQLPKDYQLSVSQDEKQFASLQLAQSCVLSPPSESELQHSPQNCTNQMEQNFTQTWSSQSASNQPPVAPSKTGSPALPASFVSPMPVLMASKLSISGYGQGNPSDNRLVHENYLSEQHLQPDADYQVCQAPCGEGQLQFQRSTINTEDGSLISLVSMGSLSDTSSSYSSLTLKSCGKDSEEDMNDNFLAHCSPKLVIQQSIDEITPLRESTDLLDISNFTPDKFRHSSLSEMSPPDTPNLSPQETGSEIKGSGITKYSTDAGEVILGSTAERNWDCSGMPRQVQHGTSFTRSSHQLQLHTFNDDDSIELVKDTSLDSFDKLSEPISGTKGPKAKKKIGKQYSVLEQKGAKKTKAPRAAKGEKNKSPRQNSCSTKKVKSLLDGKAAKGQTGGTKISQKVMNNMFSPADSMTVAGFHPLSGDWPLLKESGMGQSEGTNHLDDGQREFEEPSNILSNIASGMAEVQRFMMASIEPLWSPGSGVCVPQEANSLKLKTLKILAGTSPDSKKKGACAANTGAVRGRKSTSRGGKNQAKLNSSHPFFPPLALDYNMFDRPNLGIPGSNATPHKKMYRHKTSAKFSRDENTKGKRADPNKDLALMASFEKLRIWTPSVLQSACYSLTCVMNGKLQCDPPFLIGHKSRQECGTLAMLTARCIS
- the LOC135262880 gene encoding neurite extension and migration factor-like isoform X2, whose amino-acid sequence is MRVLHSLNACGSYLRHCTTDPGEISAKRCFACMQLAGSHDRESNVKTCGAADAAIPLPSPAAAENTQKAGQETQSAVLRPPSPLILNEAPAPAVPDESCTHAIPLTSCITKAVSPWSLPEDCEKTPFSMMVPGGISTLTGDCLMQPSRTCLGYFIETKDAADPEPGISLKMGDLGREYDSCSIPDMSMQDMSSGNSSRYSEQLLSDQLLSYPVHKVRAAEKRDAEKLDSDSEELTSKSIYEGLHLDKCNGEEALLANPSQDWGCFESFISESKIELLDLCSKNELSVNLFSEEDVDNYMFDDDDSTLSSDVCSLKIRYESFQDNVREKTNALQEEAQFNFFPTVLVNCAKKESGAVRKTADRLQLKGDDIWAEEKVDNGSFSADVTPDVSCESNSTEDSGEYSDDSSCTGSSCDTLQEAKGSRHFLSRENSSSSSQLNYGLRAKRKVPFREDYLYDVDSIESERNTEKRDKQPAGIKEEEDDDWSPKKRRKSCRKEPPVMIKYIIINRFKGEKNMLVKIGRVHPTDLPVSINKDSLHKYEKLAPLKEYWQKMQKERKPQSRRVLGDKHKFRLNGCRRSFSSSLPKWKYKIANRLRIQTIETVEHTNKKSSSSSHKQESGHEDEAVLTDMPLTLAASNCARRLDQIDVMHTGRAKSRSQEREDKRIGNKILRIRKFKSEARLRSTKMKDMQEDCKSVTNLIGICPMLENQSSARDLNDTTVASAANNPHLRGKYVANANEKCTFIPAACSPEKKSQSLTVAASVPVVPGGYLQTLLDASESSSGAGISYFPQQLPKDYQLSVSQDEKQFASLQLAQSCVLSPPSESELQHSPQNCTNQMEQNFTQTWSSQSASNQPPVAPSKTGSPALPASFVSPMPVLMASKLSISGYGQGNPSDNRLVHENYLSEQHLQPDADYQVCQAPCGEGQLQFQRSTINTEDGSLISLVSMGSLSDTSSSYSSLTLKSCGKDSEEDMNDNFLAHCSPKLVIQQSIDEITPLRESTDLLDISNFTPDKFRHSSLSEMSPPDTPNLSPQETGSEIKGSGITKYSTDAGEVILGSTAERNWDCSGMPRQVQHGTSFTRSSHQLQLHTFNDDDSIELVKDTSLDSFDKLSEPISGTKGPKAKKKIGKQYSVLEQKGAKKTKAPRAAKGEKNKSPRQNSCSTKKVKSLLDGKAAKGQTGGTKISQKVMNNMFSPADSMTVAGFHPLSGDWPLLKESGMGQSEGTNHLDDGQREFEEPSNILSNIASGMAEVQRFMMASIEPLWSPGSGVCVPQEANSLKLKTLKILAGTSPDSKKKGACAANTGAVRGRKSTSRGGKNQAKLNSSHPFFPPLALDYNMFDRPNLGIPGSNATPHKKMYRHKTSAKFSRDENTKGKRADPNKDLALMASFEKLRKADRGEKGALLKAEGKWRFQSGGYSSIRELARCLKVPLLGKM